A region of the Nitrospira sp. genome:
GCGATCGCCACGTTGTTGAACAGACAAAAGCCCATGGCTCGCCCGGCTTCTGCATGGTGCCCCGGCGGACGGACCGCACAGAACACATGATCCACCTGACCGGCCACAATCGCATCCACGCCGGCCAACGTGGCCCCGGCAGCCAGGTAGGCAGCCGTCAACGATCCCGGCGACATGGAGGTATCCGCATCCAGGGACACCCGTCCGTTCGTTGGCGCTTCCCGCGCGAGATGCTCGACATAGCCGGGAGTATGCACCAGCGTCACCCATTCATCCTCGGCTGGCCGTGGATCGATCCTGGTCAGCTTGGCAGCCAGCCCGCTCTGCTCCAATCGCTGCATGATGGCGCGGAGCCGGTTGGGCGACTCGGGATGGCCCTGGCCCATATCATGTTCGAGATAGCGAGGATCGAAAACGAGACCGGTTCTTCCCATGCATGACTCGTGAGGAGGACGTCGCCAGCCACATTGCTAACGACAAGACTCTTTTGAGGTTAACACGCGTCAAACTGCATAGACAACGCGCAGAGAACGCTGGTATCGTCTCCGCAAGGGAGGAACCAATGCCGAATCCGAGAATTGAACCGCTGAAACGGGTGCTCGCGATGGAACCGGACGATGATGTCGCCTGGTTCGGGCTTGGAAAAGCCTATATGGAGGATGCCAACTTCGAAGAAGCCGCGAAGGCCTTGAGGCAATGTATCACCGTCAAACCCACCTACTCCGCCGCCTATTATGCCCTAGCGCAGTCGCTGATGAAACTGAACCGGAATGACGAATGCCGTCAGGTGTCGGACCAAGGCATCGAGGTGTCCACGAAGAACGGCGATGCGATGGTCACGAAAAATCTCGAGGCACTCAAGGCCACGCTTCCTGCGTAACCACGTGGTCTCGCCTTTCGATCCATCCGCGCTTCACGAGAGACGCTTCACGAACGACCGGCTTCGTTCAGCCGACACTCATGCCGGTGCGGCTCCTGCCTCGTCGTCATCACTCGTCTTGGCCTCTGCCGCCCGTTGCTCGGCCAAGTTCGTCGCCACCTCGTCGAGCCAGCGCCCCGCGCCATCCAACACTTCACGCACCAACGGTTCCGGATGGCCCGTGCATTTCATGGTCCATTGGCACAGATACCCCAGCAAATCTTCCCGCTCGAAGCGTCGACTCGATTGCGCCGAGAGCACCGCTAACTCCGACAGGCCCGTCCGAAGGATCTCCGCGACCGTGTCCCGTCCATAGGACGTGGCCGCGGTCACATATTGAATGGCACGATTGATCTCTTGTTCGGTCATGTCCCCACCATGCGGCGGATTGTAACATCCAAGCCACCGCTGTCAACGGGGCGTCGCTGTCGAATCGGTCTGCCCTCAAAGAATCTACACGCCCGAACCCACCGACGATGGTATGATTCCGTTCATCATTCACTTAGTAGGAGCCTCGACTATGGCCGTTTCGCGCAAGACCGCCCCTCCCGCCCGCTCAACCCGTCGTGCAACCACGTCCCGTGAGTTTGCCGACCATTGGGAACTCTCCGACCTGGTCACCGACCCGGTGAAACAGTTCGACCGATATCTGAAAGACTTGAGCGCGAAGGTCACTCGATTCGAATCGGCGCGCGCAGAACTCGCTCCCACGATGCCGGAACAGGCATTTCTGAATATCCTGACTCTCTCGGAACAGATCGCGCGGGAGTCCGGCCGGCTCAGTGCCTATGCGTACCTGTGGTTTTCCGAAGACACCAAACACTTGCCGGCCCGCTCCTTCAAGACCAAAGTCGAAGAACAGCTTACGGCCCTCCAGAATCACCTCCTGTTCTTCGATTTATGGTGGCAGAGTGTGGATGACAAGAATGCAGAGCGGCTCATGTCAAACAGCGGAGACTTCCGCTATCACCTGGAAACCATCCGGCGCTTCAAACCGCACACACTCTCCGAACCGGAAGAGAAGATCATCAATATCAAAAACATCACCGGGCAAAGCGCGGTGCACCAACTCTATGATGTGGTGACCAATGGCTTTACCTTTACCCTGCGTGTCGGCGGCAAGAAGAAGACGCTCAACCGGGAGGCCCTGTCGGCATACATACGCAGCCCGAAAGCGTCGGTCCGGGAAGCGGCCTACCGCGAAATGTATCGGGTCTACGAAGCCCAGCAGGATCTGCTCGGGGAGATTTACAAAACCTTGATCAATGACTGGAAGGCGGAGAATCTCCAACTGCGGCATTTCAAGACGCCGCTGGCCTCACGGAACCTGAACAATGATATTCCCGATTCCGCCGTGGAGGCGCTCCTGGCCGTGTGCATGAAGAACGCCCCGATCTTCCAGCGCTATTTCGGCCTGAAAGCGAAACTCTGCAAGATCCCCACGATGAACCGCTACCACATCTATGCGCCGCACCGGGCTGAGCAAAAGACGTATCGGTATGCGGATGCGGTGCGGATGGTGCTGGATGCCTATCACGGGTTCTCGCCCCGCCTCGCGGAACTGGCGCAACGGGTCTTTGCCGATCGCCATATCGATGCGCGCACGAAGCCGGGCAAGATGGGCGGAGCCTACTGCTATAGCGTCACACCGAATCTCACGCCCTATGTCATGCTCAATTTCACCGGCGAGGCGCGTGATATCGCCACCATGGCCCACGAGTTGGGGCATGCCGTCCACGCGATGATGGCCGAGCAACACACTGTCTTCACCTTTCACTCCACCCTGCCGCTCGCGGAAACGGCGTCGGTCTTCGGTGAACGGATCCTGTCCGATGCACTGATGGCCTCCGAAACCAGTCGCGCGGTCAAGCAGAGTCTGCTCGTGAATCAATTGGATGACATCTATGCCACGGTCATGCGGCAGGCCTACTTCGTGGCCTTTGAACGGACCGCCCACGACATGGTGGCTCAAGGCGCCACCACGACTGATCTCGCAGCCACGTACATGACATTGCTACGGCAGCAATTCGGAAAATCGCTGCGGGTGCCGAGCGAGTTCCAATGGGAGTGGCTGACGATTCCCCATCTCTATGCCAGTCCCTTTTATTGCTATGCCTACAGCTTCGGTAACTTGCTCGTGCTGGCGCTCTATCGCATGTATCAGGAGCAGGGAGATTCGTTTGTTCCCAAATATCTGGACCTGCTCGCGTCTGGCGGATCGAAAGCGCCGCAGGCGATTCTTGCGAAGGTCGGCGTCGATATGAACGCCCAGGCCTTCTGGCAATCGGGATTTGATGCGATCGCGGGAATGGTCGACCAGCTGGAACAGACGATGAAATAACCGACAGGCAGGCATCCGCACGTTGCAGCGGTCAGAGACGAGGGCCTCGAAGAAGGCCGAGGAGTTAGATGCGTTCGGACGATCTATCCTTGTCGACAGGATGCCCGAGGATTTCACGCTCCGCCTCGAGCCAGTCGTGCAAGTGATAGCCGTCCAGGCACCCTCGCTGCTCATACAACTCATGCGCCCGAGCGGCGATACGCACGTGAATGTCTTGCGCTGGCCCAGGCCCCTGGTTTTGCGCAGTCACAGCAGGCCTCTGTTGTGCGTTCCGGCGAGGCGCGGCCTTCTTCGGCACTGATGATTTCTTCATGCTGCCTCTCAAAGATGGGTCTCGTTCGATGCCTGCGTCCGAAGCGAGTCGTAGTTCGTCACGGTGACTGTCACCATAACATAAGTATGTCACGATGGGGATAATGCGGCAACTCAGCCGCTGGCTGAAGCAGCGCCACCCCATCCGCAGGGCCTACGGGAGAGCGACGCCGCTAGGAAGGAGATAATGACAGCCTATCGCCGGCGGTGTTGCTCCTAAGTATGGCCTGGTCTTGGCAACCACATGCCGTTTCCAACGCTCCCCGCACCACGTTCAGGAGATGATGCGCATCGAACGGCTTGGCCAGAAAGGCGCAGGGTCCGTGCAAGCTGAGCCGACTTGGCACATCATTCAATTCGGCCGACAACAGCACCGTAGGGGTCTGCGGCCACATGAGGCGGCTGAGAATCAGGAACTGCTCACCGTCGAGGCGAGGCATGCGATAGTCGGCGACCACCACATCAAAACGACGTTTTTTCATCTCTTCCAGGGCCTGGTACCCATCTCCCGCCTCATGCACAATATACCCGGCTCGTTCGAGCACCAGCGCGACCAGTCGACGCACCGTCACTTCGTCATCTACAACGAGCACGCGCTTCCCATACCCTTCCATGGCGCCTCCTTCTCCTGTGGTCTCCGCTTCATCGAAGCCGCCGATCGACCGCAGCCCTGACATGCCGGCCGATCTCTGTTCATCTAGTAGTTCGCCCGTTCCCGCATACCCACCGCCCATACCCCTCGCCGTTGTGGCCCCGGTTTCGTACTGTGGCGAAGGTCGTCGGGAATGCACCGCGCCAGCCGGATCAACGCATCCTCCAGATTCCCGCAATTCACGCACCGTATGACGGGGACCCAGGTATGGGTGACACCTTCGCTGGGATTGAATAGTGTTTCAGCCACCATCAGTCCCTGGCATCGACTGCACGACATCGTTCTCCTCCTTCACTTCTGCTTGCGATCTATCGGCCACGACCCATGAGTTCCTGGTCTGCACGCATCAGACTTTCTGGGGTCGGCTTCGCTCCGCGGTCCTGATCAGGATTGATCAGAATCGGCACACGCAGGTTATCGGGCAGCAACACCATTTTGGCATTCGGGCTGTCATACAACTTGTAACGGAGATAATCCGGGGTCAACGTCTTGGTGATCGTCTCCTGCGCCTTGGCTTGCCCGAGCGCCCGAATCTTCAGCCCCTCGGCTTCCCCTTCCGACCGAATCCTGACGGCATCGCCCTCTCCGCGCGCCAACCGTCTCATGATCTCGGCGTTTTTTTCCGCAATGGTGAGTTCGAACTCCTTTTGCTCCTTTTCCTGTTCCTTGGACTGTTTGCGCTCCACCGCCTCCAGCACGATCCTGGCCAATTCGATATCGGCCAAGGCGACACTGTGCACATCCAGATGACGCCCTTTCAATTTTTCCACGATCACCGCCTGCACCTTGCTGGCGATTTCCGCGCTCTTTTCTGGAACGACCACCATCGGATAGTTCGAAACCACGCTTCGCACCGCAGCCAGGAGTTCCGGCCTCACGACACGGGGATAAAAATCAGGCCCGATCTCCTGGGCGAGAAAATACACCTCTTCGGCAATCGGTCGCATGATGACCGCCGCCTTCAACTTCACCAAGAGATCGTCTGAACTGAGCGCATCGACCATCTCCGTGTAACTCTGCAACCGCACATCGTAGACATAAATATCGTTCCACGGCGCCCGCCAATAGAAGCCCGACTTTAACGTCTCGGTCGTCAGACCTTCCGTCAGCGGATACCACCGGAGACCTCGCTGTCCAGGGCTCACGGTCGTCCCACAACCCTGCAGACCGCACAGCATCACGATGACCAAACAGATCGTCGCAGATCGCCACATGGTCGCCCCCTTTCCTTGCCCGAAATCGTACTTACGGGACCGCGGGGCGGACTGTCTGTGAGAGCCGTCCGTCACGAGCCACCCCCTGGTGTCGCTCCGCTGTCCGCTCTTGTTCCTCAGCCGCATCTGTATACGACTGAGCCAGCAAGCGCGCCCCCTTCACCCAATCCGAATCATGACCGAACAAGCGTTCATACACCGTCGCACGATGCAGCTGATCTTGTGCCTTTTGCTTCAACCGTGCGGCCTCGTGGGCATGGAGTGCAGCAATTTTCCCCTGGTCTTGCCTCGGATCATCGGTCCGCAAGTCGAGTTCGGTGACGGGATTTCCACAACCAGACAGCACACAGATTTCAGCAAGCACCACCCATCGGATCACACCCCACGATGATGATCGCATGATCCTTCCCTCCTGGGGTCATACCCCTCCAGGTGACAATGGAGACGGCTCATGCCCACGCCGCCACACCACCTCATAGTCGGCAGGTAGGGGCAGCAATTCGAGATACTGTTGACCGCGAAGCCGGTTCAAGGCGCCGAACAGGGATTGCCAGGTGTAGACGGGGAGGGCATCGGCCAATGTAAGAAAGGTCAATCGCCTGTGGTGCTGCAACAAGACCAGGATCTGATTATCAAGCACGTCCTCGACCGCTAACATAGACTGGGTTCCCATCTCGAACCTCCCCTCTCTCAAGAACCGGGTCCCGTGTACCTTTCAAGTTACGATCCATGATCTGCACGGCATTGCAATATATGGTCCCGCCTCAACGCACCCCATGACATCAACAGTCCCAGCATTCAGCAAGGCTCTGCAACGGTCACTATTGAGTCATGGATGACACGTCATCACACTTCGCACTGCGCACCTCGTGCGAAACCGCTCAGAATCCGCAGCAGCGCTACGTATGCGGACAGGAAAATTCAAGAGTTCGGATGTGTCACTCGACCTGGCATTTCGCTTGCTCACTTCATCGTCTGAATCGAGGGGGGTTAACCGGAACAGAGGCGGGTCGCCTCCCCATGGCTGATCAAACTGAGCACTGGAGCCATGTAGTTTGATGGGTTCGCATAACGCTTTCACGGGCCGGCATAGAAGCCGCCCGATCCGGCGACAGCCGGACGGGCGGAACAGCCCCGTCACAGTAACACGGGGGGCTATAGATACAGGGTAAAGTATTCCGTCGATCTCAAGGTCCGAGCAGGATATATGCCGTGGAGGCGATCCGTTCTGGAAAGAGCCAGAGCCTGTAAACAGTTGTCTGTGCTCGATGCGGACATGCAGAAAAGTTCAATATTGTGACTCTTTTTCGCCTGACACAGAGCCTCCGAATTGGGAGGTAAGATGAAGTCAGTTCCTGCGGAGAAGGCGAGAGCCGGTGGTGGCGTGCACGGTCCTCACAATATTGGTGCGGTCGCATGTACTACCCAAAAGATTCACACCTGCCTCGTCAATAAATTACACGGCACGTGGATTCACCATCTGTTTCACGCCTGCCGAAACTTAAAACAACGTGTGATGCGTCAATCCGAAGGTGAAAACATATTGTTGCAACAATATGTCTCCCTGTACGGAAAACCTCTGAATTTGACGAGTCCTCAGACCTTCACGGAAAAGCTGTTCTGCAGAATGATCTCCTGGAACCGAGGGCATGATCCTATTTTCACGCGGCTCTCAGATAAATATACGGCGCGAGATTATGTGCTCAGCATGGTGGGCGAGCAGTACTTGCCTAGACTTCTGTGGAGTGGGACAGACCCTAATGCTATCCCGTTTGATACTTTGCCTGTAGAGTATGTGATTAAGACCAACCATGCTAGCGGGCAGGTTATTGTGGTTACGGGGCAGGTCGACCGTCTCGAGGTGATCAGCAAATTGTCTATCTGGTTGGAAAGTAACTTTTATTGGGTCTGTCGCGAGTATCAGTATTACCACATTGAGCCACGAGTAATGATTGAAGAATATCTAAGCACCCAGGATGACTGCGGGCTTCTGAATTACAAATTCTGGTGCTTTGGGGGAGTCCCTGAGGTTATTCACATCAGTAATTCTGTGAGTACGATACATTCCTTCTTTGACGTTCAATGGAACCACCTTGATCTCTCCTACAGAGAGGATACACCTCGGCCTGTTATCGCCAAACCAATCAACTTTGAGCAAATGTTGTTCATAGCCTCACAACTGTCGGCGGGTTTTGACTTCGTGCGCGTTGACTTATACAACGTTGATGGAAAGATTTATTTTGGCGAGCTTACCTTTACACCCATGGCTGGTGTCTTAAAGTTTCGACCGGTGAGTTGGGACTTGGAACTTGGTCAGAAATGGAAGTGGTCGGCTTAGACCGAAATAATGATGTATGCTCGGCAGTCCAAATGGCTCCGATCATATGAATTTTATTTCAAACTCAATCGTTCGATTGAGATACAACCTGCGAACTGATTCTTTACGATTCGCAGTGGGTTTGAAATTCATCGCCGGCGGCCGCGCGGGCGCATCTCGGGGTTGGGGGGTGGATTCTCAAGGGCAAGGACACCTGCGCAAGCGAAAACCTCCCCACTGAGCTGGTTGATCGGCTCGCTCTGACCTCATTGGCAGACAAGGTCTTTAAGGCGGTTTTAAACGATCACGAGGGGAAACTGAAGCAGTTGACCAAGGAAGTCGAATGTCTGCAGCACAGAAACAATCAGCCCTATGAGGCGGTAGAGAAGGGTCTCTTACCGATGGACGAGACGTTGACTGCTCAGGTCAACAAAATACAGACTCAGCGGCAGGCCTTATTGCTCGAAATAGCCGGGCTTCGACGGCTCAAGCAAATGCCTGTGGATGTCCTCGGAGAGAAGAAAGTGCAGGCCTTTACGATGATCTTGCGTGAACAATTAATCGAGAAAGATCGCACCTTCAGCAAGCACTATCTCAAGCTTCTGTCGATGAGATCCGGTATCTCGACAAACAGCTTGTGATGAAAGGGAGCTACGCGGCCCTTGCCAAGATGGTCGGAGAAACTCAAAAGGGCACCCCAGAGAGTGGAGTGCCCATTTTTGGTCTAGATTGGATCCTTTATTCCATCCACCAGCCCCGGTCGACACCGCCACACCGAAAGGAGTCATCATGAGCACTGTAGGTATTCCATCCGAGGGTTTCAACACCGTAGGGCAAATAGTGGGCACGAATCCGGTACGATTCCATTCCGGGCAGGACGGCATGGCCGTGACGATCGAGTTACTGTCGGCGCACATCTCCGGCGCGCCGGTAGTCGATCAGAACGGCGCCTATATCGGCTT
Encoded here:
- a CDS encoding tetratricopeptide repeat protein; translation: MPNPRIEPLKRVLAMEPDDDVAWFGLGKAYMEDANFEEAAKALRQCITVKPTYSAAYYALAQSLMKLNRNDECRQVSDQGIEVSTKNGDAMVTKNLEALKATLPA
- a CDS encoding M3 family oligoendopeptidase translates to MAVSRKTAPPARSTRRATTSREFADHWELSDLVTDPVKQFDRYLKDLSAKVTRFESARAELAPTMPEQAFLNILTLSEQIARESGRLSAYAYLWFSEDTKHLPARSFKTKVEEQLTALQNHLLFFDLWWQSVDDKNAERLMSNSGDFRYHLETIRRFKPHTLSEPEEKIINIKNITGQSAVHQLYDVVTNGFTFTLRVGGKKKTLNREALSAYIRSPKASVREAAYREMYRVYEAQQDLLGEIYKTLINDWKAENLQLRHFKTPLASRNLNNDIPDSAVEALLAVCMKNAPIFQRYFGLKAKLCKIPTMNRYHIYAPHRAEQKTYRYADAVRMVLDAYHGFSPRLAELAQRVFADRHIDARTKPGKMGGAYCYSVTPNLTPYVMLNFTGEARDIATMAHELGHAVHAMMAEQHTVFTFHSTLPLAETASVFGERILSDALMASETSRAVKQSLLVNQLDDIYATVMRQAYFVAFERTAHDMVAQGATTTDLAATYMTLLRQQFGKSLRVPSEFQWEWLTIPHLYASPFYCYAYSFGNLLVLALYRMYQEQGDSFVPKYLDLLASGGSKAPQAILAKVGVDMNAQAFWQSGFDAIAGMVDQLEQTMK
- a CDS encoding DUF2934 domain-containing protein, whose amino-acid sequence is MKKSSVPKKAAPRRNAQQRPAVTAQNQGPGPAQDIHVRIAARAHELYEQRGCLDGYHLHDWLEAEREILGHPVDKDRSSERI
- a CDS encoding response regulator, whose amino-acid sequence is MSGLRSIGGFDEAETTGEGGAMEGYGKRVLVVDDEVTVRRLVALVLERAGYIVHEAGDGYQALEEMKKRRFDVVVADYRMPRLDGEQFLILSRLMWPQTPTVLLSAELNDVPSRLSLHGPCAFLAKPFDAHHLLNVVRGALETACGCQDQAILRSNTAGDRLSLSPS
- a CDS encoding prohibitin family protein; this encodes MWRSATICLVIVMLCGLQGCGTTVSPGQRGLRWYPLTEGLTTETLKSGFYWRAPWNDIYVYDVRLQSYTEMVDALSSDDLLVKLKAAVIMRPIAEEVYFLAQEIGPDFYPRVVRPELLAAVRSVVSNYPMVVVPEKSAEIASKVQAVIVEKLKGRHLDVHSVALADIELARIVLEAVERKQSKEQEKEQKEFELTIAEKNAEIMRRLARGEGDAVRIRSEGEAEGLKIRALGQAKAQETITKTLTPDYLRYKLYDSPNAKMVLLPDNLRVPILINPDQDRGAKPTPESLMRADQELMGRGR